CGCGCCGTCTCCGCTGACGGCGTCCTTGTCGGAGAACTGGAGCACCGGTGCGCGCAGGTCGGGCACGTCCAGGACGGCGATGTCCCGCTCCCAGTCGTAGAGGACGACCTTGGCGTCGTAGAGCCGGCCCTCGCCGCCTATCTGGACGGTGGGCTCGTCCACGCCTCCCACGACATGCGCGTTGGTCATGACGCGGCGCTCGGCGAAGACGAAGCCGGTGCCTTCGAGGACCTTGCTGCAGCTCTGCGCCGTACCGACGACCTTGACGATGGAGCGCTGCGCGCGGGCCGCGACGGGGCTGCCGACGAGTGCCGGGTCCGGCGGGTCGACGGCGGTGATCGGCTCGTTGGCGAACGGGCTGAAGACCTGTGGGAAGCCGTTCTGCGCGAGGACGGAGGAGAAGCCCGTGAACCAGGTCGCCGCCTGACCAGGCATCACGCGCGAGACGCCGAGGAGGACCTTCGAGTTACGGACCTCCTTGCCGAGCGTCGGCAGCGACGTCCCGGCGAGGGCGGAGCCGATCAGCCAGGCGACCAGCAGCATGGCGACGACATTGACGAGTGCGCCGCCCGTCGCGTCCACGGCGCGCGCCGGTGACCAGGTGATGTAGCGGCGGAGCTTGTTGCCGAGGTGGGTGGTGAAAGCCTGTCCCACGGAGGCGCAGACGATCACGACGACGACGGCGACGACCGTGGCCGTCGTCGTGACCTCGGCGTCCTCGGTGATCTGGTCCCAGAGCACCGGGAGCAGATAGACCGCGACGAGACCGCCGCCGAGGAAGCCGATCACCGACAGGATGCCCACGACGAAGCCCTGGCGGTAGCCCACGATCGCGAACCACACGGCGGCGAGCAGCAGCAGGATGTCCAGCACGTTCACCGTCAATAGCCTCGCTAGCCTCGCTGATGCGTCTCCCGTCGCCCCGTCGGGTGGGGGTCCGGACCTGCGGCGGAATCGCTGTCGGGCGCCGTGTCACCGGGCCGCGACAGCCATTGGGCAAGCCTGTCATGAGCGCCGGTCGAGCGGGACCTCCTTCGTGCGGTCCCACGGACGCTCCCAGCCCGAGAAGTGCAGAATGCGGTCGATCACCCCGGCTGTGAAGCCCCAGACGAGCGCCGAGGCGACCGTGAACGCGGGGCTGTGGACCCCGCTGGGGTGCGTGGCCGTCACACGGTTGGCCGGGTCCGTGAGATCCGCCACGGGCACGGCGAAGACGCGGGCGGTCTCCGCGAGATCGACAGCGCCGACCGGGGTGGGGGTGTGCCACCAGCCGAGCACCGGGGTCACCACGAACTCGCTCACCGGGATGTACAGCTTGGGCAGCACGCCGAAGACCTGGACACCGGTGGGGTCGAGCCCGGTCTCTTCTTCGGCCTCCCGCAGCGCGGCGCGCAGCGGTCCGGTCGTCGCCGGATCGCCGTCCTCGGGGTCGAGGGCGCCGCCGGGGAAGGAAGCCTGCCCGGCGTGCGAGCGCAGGGTGCTGGCCCGCTCCATCAGCAGCAGCTCCGGGCCGCGGGCGCCCTCACCGAAGAGGATGAGGACGGCGGACTGGCGTCCGAAGCCGTTCTTGGGCGGCAGGAAGCGGCTCAGCTGCTCGGGCGCCACGGTCCGCGTGGCGCGCACCACCGGGCCCAGCCATTCGGGCAGGCCCTCGGTGGTGACGGGGATGT
This window of the Streptomyces niveus genome carries:
- a CDS encoding MarP family serine protease yields the protein MNVLDILLLLAAVWFAIVGYRQGFVVGILSVIGFLGGGLVAVYLLPVLWDQITEDAEVTTTATVVAVVVVIVCASVGQAFTTHLGNKLRRYITWSPARAVDATGGALVNVVAMLLVAWLIGSALAGTSLPTLGKEVRNSKVLLGVSRVMPGQAATWFTGFSSVLAQNGFPQVFSPFANEPITAVDPPDPALVGSPVAARAQRSIVKVVGTAQSCSKVLEGTGFVFAERRVMTNAHVVGGVDEPTVQIGGEGRLYDAKVVLYDWERDIAVLDVPDLRAPVLQFSDKDAVSGDGAIVAGFPENGAYDVRSARVRGRINANGPDIYRRGEVRRDVYSLFATVRQGNSGGPLLTTDGKVYGVIFARSLDDPDTGYALTADEIREDIELGRTANQQVDSQGCAL
- a CDS encoding NUDIX hydrolase, producing the protein MSRAERPRAERIHDKATRIHDRAVTDIPVTTEGLPEWLGPVVRATRTVAPEQLSRFLPPKNGFGRQSAVLILFGEGARGPELLLMERASTLRSHAGQASFPGGALDPEDGDPATTGPLRAALREAEEETGLDPTGVQVFGVLPKLYIPVSEFVVTPVLGWWHTPTPVGAVDLAETARVFAVPVADLTDPANRVTATHPSGVHSPAFTVASALVWGFTAGVIDRILHFSGWERPWDRTKEVPLDRRS